Proteins from one Sarcophilus harrisii chromosome 2, mSarHar1.11, whole genome shotgun sequence genomic window:
- the LMAN2 gene encoding vesicular integral-membrane protein VIP36: MAAGAAAKLGTVWGWFWECCSSRMGESQSPFPPVLLLLLLLLVALAPQPAASDITNGNNEHLKREHSLIKPYQGVGSSSMPLWDFQGSTMLTSQYIRLTPDEPSKEGSIWNHQPCFLKDWEMHVHFKVHGLGKKSLHGDGFALWYTRDRLMPGPVFGSKDNFHGLAIFLDTYPNDEATERVFPYISVMVNNGSLTYDHSKDGRWTELAGCTADFRNQNHDTFLAVRYSRGRLTVMTDVEDKNEWKNCIDISGVQLPTGYYFGASAGTGDLSDNHDIISMKLFQLMVEHTPEEDNIDWTKIEPSVSFLKSPKDNVDDPTGNFRSGPLTGWKVFLLLLCALLGIIVCAVVGAVVFQKRQERNKRFY, encoded by the exons ATGGCGGCTGGGGCTGCAGCCAAGCTCGGGACAGTTTGGGGCTGGTTCTGGGAATGCTGTAGCTCGCGAATGGGGGAAAGCCAGAGCCCCTTTCCTCCAGTTCtcctgttgctgctgctcttgttGGTCGCACTCGCTCCCCAGCCCGCGGCTTCCGACATCACCAACGGCAACAATGAGCACCTAAAGCGCGAGCACTCGCTGATTAAACCCTACCAGG GGGTTGGCTCGAGCTCCATGCCCCTCTGGGATTTCCAAGGCAGCACCATGCTCACCAGCCAGTACATCCGCCTGACCCCCGATGAGCCCAGCAAAGAAGGTTCTATCTGGAACCACCAG CCCTGCTTCCTCAAGGATTGGGAGATGCACGTCCATTTCAAAGTCCATGGCCTTGGGAAGAAGAGCCTCCATGGAGATGGCTTTGCTCTGTGGTACACCAGGGACCGTCTTATGCCAG GTCCTGTGTTTGGAAGCAAGGACAACTTCCATGGATTGGCCATCTTCCTGGACACATATCCCAATGATGAAGCTACTGAG cGTGTATTTCCCTATATATCAGTGATGGTGAACAATGGCTCCCTGACGTACGATCATAGCAAGGATGGCAGATGGACAGAACTGGCAGGCTGCACAGCTGACTTCCGCAACCAAAATCATGATACCTTCCTGGCTGTGCGCTACTCTCGAGGTCGCCTGACG GTGATGACAGATGTAGAAGATAAGAACGAGTGGAAGAACTGTATCGACATTTCTGGGGTGCAGTTACCCACTGGCTACTACTTTGGGGCCTCAGCTGGCACGGGTGACCTGTCTG ACAATCATGATATCATCTCAATGAAATTATTCCAGTTGATGGTGGAGCACACTCCTGAAGAGGATAACATTGACTGGACCAAGATTGAGCCCAGTGTCAGCTTTCTCAAGTCTCCCAAAG ACAATGTGGACGACCCCACAGGGAACTTCCGCAGTGGCCCTCTGACAGGTTGGAAGGTGTTTCTGCTGCTGCTCTGTGCCCTCTTGGGCATCATCGTATGCGCTGTGGTGGGAGCTGTGGTGTTTCAGAAGCGACAGGAGAGGAACAAGCGTTTCTACTGA